tgtcctcttcacactgtcctcttcacactcagctccacaAAGATCccctccacctgttgagagaagaagacatcagtgtcacagagactcacttcatcagctgtgagtcagtgatgcagctcatccagtagaaagagcagcagggacttcagtcctgttcagaggtggagcagcttcctctctgcttcatgttcacgtgttggaatgaacacgctaagagctcagtgtgtgtcctctgcatgtcaaagtgcagagtggacacctgagaggtggatttactgctgttacaggtgaagccatgtttcactgtgtgttgatgaacatctgcttctgacaaactgggaccagaggagacagatggacctcagcagaggttctactctgtataaagagctcctggttaccatgtgatgaggagaggcttcagtcccactgatctcagagctgtgacaaagatccacctgatcagttcttcactgatgaagtgagaggacaaactgtctcagatcagatgaagacgacaccgtctctgtccctcgtgtgaggctgtcagctgtggtccagcttgtgtaagttacagcgccccctggtggcatctggtaaaaatatattacgtgaccacgacataataacgtgtgaacgagataaatctcactgtctctgaggacacacactgtctctgaggacacacactaactctacggacacacactgactctgaggacacacactgtctcactgtctctgaggacacacactgactctgaggacacacactgtctctgaggacacacactgtttcactgtctctgaggacacacacatggacctgtctccaggaggctgaggtcatctggtgttttggtgacaggatgagtctggagacattgagatgttctgggtgagtaagagatcaactgaaccaaccagacgttgatttaaacttcccttatccgtccctttaaggagagtgtgcaccacacaacagtgtagagtcactgtggtcagtgggcggagcttctatacgggttgatctccaacttaacctggagcaggttagccgttcatcagaagttaccatggtgattgacctcgttaagaagtggacgagcttcgtagaactgaaaaaactaaacctgaagttaacctgataaccacaaatcctgcttggtagcacagaccctggatctgtgatactgactgtgtttagaaacatactgatgaaagcagcgtggactgactccaaccatctactgacctcagagtctccaggcgacaggttggactctgctgaagatcaagcagctccttcactcctgagtccagcAGGTAGTTTagtctcagatccagttctctcagatgagaggggtttgacctcagagctgaagccagagaagaacagctgatctctgtcagactgcagctccacaacctggataaagaaatatgaatgttagaatgtgtcctcctgttgttgttgatcgtcatcatgtcaacacagactctcaacatgctgctgacctcagtccagtctgtgacctgaagataaatatcagatcagacatgttggaccattgtttcattcatcagcttcttctctgtgtgttggtcactgagcaggtttgtgtaattaaacactgtttaaagtagggatggctcctgatgtcacttcctgtttgtttctatacttatcaactgtccaacgtgtttcaataagaatgtgtcttattttgaaaacctgaggaggacgagtgctcggcctcagtccacatgttatttactgacactttcttagtgatcaggagcaggtgagtgcaggtgaatggagttgatgaggtggacgtgactgacaggctgggtgagtgacagatgactgagggacagtgagcagagcacaactgagacaatttaaataaataatgacccaataagaaagaaagtctgaaaagtgaagaaggatttaaggacctcagagtctccagtcgacagtttggactctccagtccagaacacagcagcttcactcctgaatcctgcagcttgttgtaactcagatccagttctctcagatgtgaggggtctgacttcagagctgaggccacgacttcacagtgagtctctgagagtccacaaccaccgagtctgtaattaaagaaaatatcaaatctgtgagaattaaatcagaaaacacaacattcatacaaaacgtgatcatgtgaccctcaccctggtaaatcccctctttgttaaaaactcctcaagagaatcctttcagatttggttcaagcgttcattcagactaacagaggaactcattagattcaggtggtcagaggtcaaaggtcaaggtcacagaacatgttcatggcctcttgaacatgatatctcaagtctgtcttcaggggatttcttcacattttgactcaaagacaaactgattagatttcagtggtcaaaggtcaaaggtcacagtgacctcatattgttgtgaagtcaacatgtcaggaacctggagggacggacactgcactggttggtggtggaggacaaacgcAGAGTGGGAACTCTAGTTTGACATCaaagaagaataaactatatttcttattattataaataataagatatattatattaagaaatacataataattattcttattatggttggtggtggaggacaagcgaaagaacaaaattaacatttaaaataacagtcattatttctaaccatgtcaatgtcttgactataaTTTCTAATCATTTTGCAattcatttgataaataaaagtgtgagttttcatggaaaacacgaaattgtctgggtgaccccaaacttttgaacggtagtgtatagaTATCTATATCACACAGTATATACAATAACCTCCCTTGGACCCCACATGGTCGTATGTAAACTGtaaactccagcacagtgatcacattggatttcactctccacatctgatctagttgttctcatatgtacatgagaacaatgagaatgtatatgtacataataataataactttatcacacacacacacacacacacacacacacactccactgattgaacgtgttattgatcatgtctggactcacacagccttcctgcagttcctcacagctgggatcagtctccgtcgaccctggtctgatgtgttgaacttctccaggttcaactcatccagaacctcctctgacatctgcagcatgtaggccagagctgagcagtggatctcagagagtttctcctttgatctgttctctgacgtcaggaactgtttcatctgctgatgaactgagtggtcgttcatctcagtcagacagtggaagatgttgatgcttctgtcaggagaaatgtaatcactcttcatcttcttcaggttgttgatgactctctggatgatctctggattgttccctgtccgacccagcaggcctcctaagactctctggttggactccagactgaggccgtgaaggaagcgaacaaacaggtcctgatgaccatttgtactggtgagggatttctccatggttctcttcaggacatCATCAAGGGTACCCCATGTGttcccatatgttcccaagaagttgttgagttcttctgtgttcctctcggtgtaacagtggaacatgtagactgcagccagaaactcctgaacgctcagatgaacaaagcagtagactgatttctggaagatcacacactctcttctgaagatctcagtacaaactcctgagtacaccgaggcctctgtgacattaagaccacaccgctccaggtcttcttggtagaacatgatgtttccttcctccagatgtttaagtgccagcctccccagcttcaggagaacgtccctgtcagcctccgtcagctgctgtggactcgtctcatgtccctcaccgtacttgttgttcttcctctttgtctgaaccagcaggaagtgtgagtacaggtcagtcagggtcttgggcagctctcctctctggtctgtggtcaacatgtgctccagaactgtagcactgatccagcagaagactgggatttgacacatgatgtggaggctcctggacgtcttgatgtgtgagatgattctgctgcacagctcttcatcactgaacctcctcctgaagtactcgtccttctgggcctcagtgaagcctcgtacttctgtgaccctgtcaacacatgcaggagggatctgattggccgccgcaggtctggaggttatccagacgagagccgagggaagcagattcccccggatgaggtttgtcagcagcacgttgactgatgacctctgtgtgacctcagacacaagctccctgtggttgaagtccagagaaggtctgctttcatccaggccgtcaaagatgaacaaaggtttacagacagcgagcgtctctgcagtgagcttctgtaacgctggatggaaaacatggagcagcgtgagaagactgtgctgctggtccttcaccaggttcagctccctgaacgaaagcacagccagcagacccacatcctggttctctaaaccctctgcccagtccagagtgaacttctgcaccgagaaggtttttccaacgccagcgacgccgttggtcaggacgactctgatgctgctctgctggtcagtggaggctttaaagatgtcgtggaccttgatgggagtgtcctggaggatcttcttcttggaagccgtctcaagctgcctcacctcatgttgagtattaacctcttcactctgtccctctgtgatgtggagctcagtgtagatcctgttgaggagggttctacttcctgtttcatcacttccttcagtcacatgttcacatctcctcctcacactgagcttatgttcatctgaaacctcctgcagaccacgatctgctgaaagacaagaaacaatgtgagagacagagaatctgagaatctgctgattgttttcatcagatacagaaaaactacagaaaataagactttttaactttgtgcttttctaacgatgttaaatgttgatgctgtatgaaggaacaaaataaaaccacatgtgctgttgtcagaagtgaagacatcagcagacacatgtacagtgctgctctgaccggctgtctgacctccagctcctgttctggatctttgtccacactggggacaggaggagtctcctgaagaaccagactggtcccagtatgaggtgatgcactgtctgcagaaccagtgtccacagctggtggagactggatccttcaggacgtcctgacacgaagcacagcaggacgactgctcctcctcagaaacatgactcctcttcctctccctgtgaagacatgtcctgataactcacatgtcacagtcacaggttgtcatcacttctgtcaaggaggttttgtgttcacccagtatgtttgtgtgttggttggttcgttagtgggattataaaaaacaacagattaccagtaaacttggtggaaggttgtggtctgtgaaccagatcggggggggggggggggttcctctttcacagacatgttcagaggactgatgtttaccagtgtgtggaatttggtgcagatccaaatccaaatgagtctctagtggatttcaaagtggtttcataaggagcgtgttggttcttggtggaggtctggggtcggatttataaaggattgcgtaagattcttactaaaagtgtgcgtacGCAAAAGCTAATTCTAATAAAACCGTACGcacgcacacctgaacacaattaaataattaaatgatgctcctgaccaatgggtttccaccgtgagtcctgatcaagcgatgtgaagaggaagtgaaactttctgacactgacatcgaggtgttcgtgagtgaggtgaagagcgactttatggaacagcagtgatgtcactaataaagaaaacacactgacactctgccgctgctttggataacacaatgtgtggataacacaatgtgtgagatcacgcagatccccgcaccactgtcacggtgcattatttatttagaacatctgtggatccttgcctccactctgggatattatttgggaaaatttcttaatttcttttaagtgatctcctgtgcgctctgtggcacacacagtgttagaagatattattaaaaactattaatgactcggctccgtTGTTAAAtcgaatctgaacgtaattcgCTTTAAgatgttttatatatgttttaataaaaaggtttgtgtgcgcgagcaaaactaagctgttggttttaatgtaaatgatgaagtggatcaataatctgcttcagttcatcaCCTCACGTCTGCAAAACGTTCGTATCAGTCAGAGTTTGTTTAGAAATAcgtcaagttcgtttttataaatcccaacttgGGCGTGAGAAGTGAGGTACGCACGTTTCAGACCCTGTTTTGTGCGTaacggttataaatccgacccctgaggtctttgagtgattctgagagattagtcaccaacttcaatgaagctgtgtcctaatgcaggggccacactagaggaaactagatcctcttcagagcaggtcccagtagaaacagtctcttactctgtgggtgagggtccaggttcattactgaagactggaggatgtctcatggaccagtcactcttcagagacagacagctgaaccctggagactctgctctgtcctcttcctcctcataaacACTCATCTTCattctgagaggaaaaacactgtgagctcaaacacacacaatgaagccaggtagtaaactcagtgtttctttaacctgagacagttgtaggtttaatgtgttggactcagccaatcacagcgtcgagtcaaactgttgattgactgacagaagttcatcctgaatcttcttctctctaaagtccacaagtagaaaactgacccagagtcagtgacagtgaaataatatgaatgaataatataaatgtagctgaacactcaccagcctcagacttcacgtctcctccgtctgctccttgaagttagaaccagtctgaacactttcactggaggctcctccccctctctgcaggtactggaaatcacatgactctgggtgtgactgtgtgtgtgactgtgtgtgtgtgtgtgtgtgtgtatgtgtgttgtgttcacactcacctgctcacattccttccttctgctcgtcaaggtaaaaatggagtctgacctgctgaaccagttcactcttgaaaattaaatgaatacacTTGACTctgggtgtgactgtgtgtgtgtgtgtgtgtgtgtgtgtgtgtgtgtgtgtgtgtgtgtgtgttgtgttcacatgaagctaaccctaacccatgtttcctcctgtgatttGAAGGTTGTCAtatttggtgttggagctgaatgtgtgactccatctgcagaactctgccacgtcaggtcacattcatacatcatcgtgaatattaattattagtCACATGTCAGAACTGATAAGATGCACAAACCAGGTATTTACAAGCAAATCCACCCACTGTAATAAGTATGAGGTCTAGATCTCATCAGTGTAGATCagcaatacataaatacatgtagaacAACTACAAGTTTacatgaggcagagagagagagaggggggagagagagagagagggggggaagagagagagagagagagaaagagagagagggggggagagagagagacagagagagagagagagagagagacagagacagagagcgagagagggggggagagagagagaaagagagagagagagagagagagacagagagagagagcgagagagagagagagagagagagagctatctTAGTGATGTCCACATCTTCTCTCAAACAGGCCGATCGCTCTGATCCCAAGTTGATGAAGTTGACGGAGGACTTCCTGCTCGGCCTCGTTCAACCTGAACCGTTCACGTCTGGAGACGACGGGTCCACGAGTCAgtttaataaaaaccaaacaaaccaaatacaAGTGGACAGTGGACATGAAGCTGCTGGACGTCAAAGAACAGGTTCGATTCAGAGCCGTTTAAAAAGTCTCTTTAATTTACATGTTCACAGAAGTTTTCATGAAGGTTTTCTGTTGATTCTCAGCTTGTAACATttcatctttttaatattaactaACAGGGATGTTTCACTGAGAGCATCAGATTTGAATCTCCACAGAAGATAAGAGATCAAACTTCTATTTGCTCAATGAGTTTTGTAAAGTTCTTCTTTGACAGACCAGTGGCTCAGCGGATCAGCTGGCCAGTCTGTCGTTCAGGTAGTTGGACGTCTTTGCGTCCTGCAGCATGGTTTTGGTGACGTGGTCCAGTTTCTGCTGGTAGGCCAGTCTGTAGCGGCTGTACACGTCCTCGCAGTGCGTCAGCAGGCGCTTCACGTGCACAGTGACGCTGCTGGGAGCGCCCTCCAGTCTgaaaccacaaagacacacaacgtgAGCTGAGGTCAGAAGGTCGTCTCATGAAGGACCAGGTCGGCGTCTCACTTCTTGAAAATGTCCTCGAACAGGCTGGAGGTCAGCGGGCGGTGGcgtttcagctcctccaggtaaACGAAGTCTCCTTTCAGAATCACCTTCTGGAACAGAACCTCGGCCCAGTCGGGACTGACGCCGTACGCCTCCGACACCACAAACACCTgccgcacaaaacacacaacttctgtTGGAGCTGCGGCTCCTTCCACATCGTGCACTTTACTTCTCAAGAGTCTTCTAACGGTCAGAAGACTCCACGCTGCGTCACCACatcaccacactcacacaatgtGTTTTCTAAACATCAACAGACTGAAGGTTGTGAAAGTGTTTCAGTGaagcaggaacaggaagtgacctggtAGCATCGCGGCAGCTGGACGAGCGTGTTCAGCAGCACCGCAGGTCGCAGGTTGATGACACGTACGTCTGAGCCCTGGTtcaggaagtggagctgaagaGCAACTAGCTTAGCTGTGAGGACACAGCGAGTCGCCTGACGCACACACGAgtcctagacacacacacacacacacacacacacacacacacagttaataacTCTCTTCAGTGAGTGTtacaggaagctggaggagctcaggtACCTTGGAGAAGCTCTCAGCTGCGTCCTTCAACAGACCCAACACTTTGACCAATGAGCTCTTCAGATCCGGCGTGACGACTGTTTGGAGACAAGTCGGTGAAACTCATGGTCACATGACACGAGGAGGAACCCTGACTCAGACGTTCACTGACGGTGAATCCTCACCCCACTCCTGAGACTCGATGATCTTCAGCTGCGTCCTGGCAGCCATCTCGTGGTTCTCTCCGATCTCCCTCCTCATGCTGAAGCACAGCGCCACCATGTTGTGCTTCTCGCTGTCTGCAGGGAGGCAGCGCCTGATGTAGTCCAGCAGGGCCGTCTTCAGACTGGAGCTCTGCAGGGGGACACACAGTTCATctgactgctcctcctccaacaggagggtgtgtgtgtgtgtgtgtgtgtgtgtgtgtgtgtgtgtgtgtgtgtcgtactGCAGCTCAGGTCTCTCAGTTGAACCACGTTGACGTTTTCCAGCAGTTTGATTCCCACCAGATTCGGGTCATCACATAGTTTGATCAGCTGAAGCAGCGAGTCCCGCCCCTCCGACGGCCGGAATACCTGCTTCTCTGCTGggtcacgtgcacacacacacacacacacacacacacacacacacacacacacacacacacacacacacacctgtcagaACACCACCTGAACACGTCTGTATTCTAACACACCAGAGGATTCAGTGACTAAGTTGTAATGTTGTTTCCCTGATGAACTGTGAGGACGTTTCTCCGccctgagacccccccccccccctgatgtTCAGACCCTGCTCTCACCCGGGTGGAGGTCGTGGGCGGAGGCCAGCAGCGCCTGGGCCACGGCGGAGGAGACCAGCTCGGCCACCGTGTCTGTGGAGAGGCCCTGGGCCCGGATGAAGGCCTGAGCCTTCCTGAAGCGCTCGGGCTGATccgactgcagcagcagctccagcaccgaGCGCGGCTCCTGGAGGCAGATGTGACTGAACGagctctgcagctcctgcacaccacagagact
Above is a genomic segment from Pleuronectes platessa chromosome 7, fPlePla1.1, whole genome shotgun sequence containing:
- the LOC128444275 gene encoding NLR family CARD domain-containing protein 3-like isoform X3 → MKMSVYEEEEDRAESPGFSCLSLKSDWSMRHPPVFSNEPGPSPTEERKRSHVSEEEQSSCCASCQDVLKDPVSTSCGHWFCRQCITSYWDQSGSSGDSSCPQCGQRSRTGAGADRGLQEVSDEHKLSVRRRCEHVTEGSDETGSRTLLNRIYTELHITEGQSEEVNTQHEVRQLETASKKKILQDTPIKVHDIFKASTDQQSSIRVVLTNGVAGVGKTFSVQKFTLDWAEGLENQDVGLLAVLSFRELNLVKDQQHSLLTLLHVFHPALQKLTAETLAVCKPLFIFDGLDESRPSLDFNHRELVSEVTQRSSVNVLLTNLIRGNLLPSALVWITSRPAAANQIPPACVDRVTEVRGFTEAQKDEYFRRRFSDEELCSRIISHIKTSRSLHIMCQIPVFCWISATVLEHMLTTDQRGELPKTLTDLYSHFLLVQTKRKNNKYGEGHETSPQQLTEADRDVLLKLGRLALKHLEEGNIMFYQEDLERCGLNVTEASVYSGVCTEIFRRECVIFQKSVYCFVHLSVQEFLAAVYMFHCYTERNTEELNNFLGTYGNTWGTLDDVLKRTMEKSLTSTNGHQDLFVRFLHGLSLESNQRVLGGLLGRTGNNPEIIQRVINNLKKMKSDYISPDRSINIFHCLTEMNDHSVHQQMKQFLTSENRSKEKLSEIHCSALAYMLQMSEEVLDELNLEKFNTSDQGRRRLIPAVRNCRKAVLGGCGLSETHCEVVASALKSDPSHLRELDLSYNKLQDSGVKLLCSGLESPNCRLETLRLWSCSLTEISCSSLASALRSNPSHLRELDLRLNYLLDSGVKELLDLQQSPTCRLETLRWRGSLWS
- the LOC128444275 gene encoding NLR family CARD domain-containing protein 3-like isoform X4, which produces MKMSVYEEEEDRAESPGFSCLSLKSDWSMRHPPVFSNEPGPSPTEERKRSHVSEEEQSSCCASCQDVLKDPVSTSCGHWFCRQCITSYWDQSGSSGDSSCPQCGQRSRTGAGDRGLQEVSDEHKLSVRRRCEHVTEGSDETGSRTLLNRIYTELHITEGQSEEVNTQHEVRQLETASKKKILQDTPIKVHDIFKASTDQQSSIRVVLTNGVAGVGKTFSVQKFTLDWAEGLENQDVGLLAVLSFRELNLVKDQQHSLLTLLHVFHPALQKLTAETLAVCKPLFIFDGLDESRPSLDFNHRELVSEVTQRSSVNVLLTNLIRGNLLPSALVWITSRPAAANQIPPACVDRVTEVRGFTEAQKDEYFRRRFSDEELCSRIISHIKTSRSLHIMCQIPVFCWISATVLEHMLTTDQRGELPKTLTDLYSHFLLVQTKRKNNKYGEGHETSPQQLTEADRDVLLKLGRLALKHLEEGNIMFYQEDLERCGLNVTEASVYSGVCTEIFRRECVIFQKSVYCFVHLSVQEFLAAVYMFHCYTERNTEELNNFLGTYGNTWGTLDDVLKRTMEKSLTSTNGHQDLFVRFLHGLSLESNQRVLGGLLGRTGNNPEIIQRVINNLKKMKSDYISPDRSINIFHCLTEMNDHSVHQQMKQFLTSENRSKEKLSEIHCSALAYMLQMSEEVLDELNLEKFNTSDQGRRRLIPAVRNCRKAVLGGCGLSETHCEVVASALKSDPSHLRELDLSYNKLQDSGVKLLCSGLESPNCRLETLRLWSCSLTEISCSSLASALRSNPSHLRELDLRLNYLLDSGVKELLDLQQSPTCRLETLRWRGSLWS